A part of Trichocoleus sp. FACHB-46 genomic DNA contains:
- the clpS gene encoding ATP-dependent Clp protease adapter ClpS — protein MNLVLTAASHFAAVAPTVAPEKAGQVTRQTYPNYKIIVLNDDFNTFQHVTECLIKYIPFMTSDRAWELTNQIHFEGQAVVWVGPQEQAELYHTQLSRAGLTMAPLEAA, from the coding sequence ATGAATCTGGTACTTACGGCAGCTTCCCATTTTGCAGCCGTTGCGCCTACGGTAGCGCCTGAAAAAGCTGGTCAAGTTACCCGTCAAACTTACCCGAATTACAAAATCATTGTGCTGAATGACGACTTCAACACGTTTCAGCATGTCACCGAGTGTTTGATTAAGTACATCCCGTTTATGACTAGCGATCGCGCTTGGGAATTGACCAATCAAATTCACTTTGAAGGTCAGGCAGTGGTTTGGGTAGGGCCGCAAGAGCAGGCGGAACTTTATCACACGCAACTAAGCCGCGCTGGTTTGACGATGGCTCCTCTAGAAGCGGCCTAA
- a CDS encoding tRNA (guanine-N1)-methyltransferase — MNRNSLWQQEGKVKFQIGNTFYRSQSQIGRDLGLLAAAIYKADTGKLRVLDVMTACGVRSLRYVLESQADWVWVNDANPEVNVTLSQNLASYLEPSSYQITYQDANRVFFDCYQRQDYYDLVDVDSFGSPAPHFSTSLWATKIGGLLYLTSTDGRTSSGHEPEKSLQVYGAYARWHPALHEQGLRLLLGSVLQQANNKGLSIQPIFSLFNGQVYRVMVRVLAHPSSELKHYGFLGYCHHCGHYETVSWRQLSRAVCHHHASPEPLTLSGPMWLGPLHDRPMLQRMEQLAQQWNWPERVQLLQTMQAEADLPPYFFGLGEIGRRGKMDPPPRDRLIQLLQAEGYQASPTHINAQAIKTNAAIAVCIELARQCQSATSSSS, encoded by the coding sequence ATGAATCGAAATTCACTTTGGCAGCAGGAGGGTAAAGTCAAATTTCAAATCGGCAATACTTTCTATCGCTCTCAGAGCCAAATTGGCCGAGACCTAGGGTTGTTAGCCGCTGCGATTTATAAAGCTGATACTGGAAAACTGCGAGTTCTGGACGTTATGACCGCTTGTGGCGTGCGGTCTCTACGGTATGTGCTAGAGAGCCAAGCAGATTGGGTTTGGGTGAATGATGCCAACCCAGAAGTAAACGTGACTTTAAGCCAAAATCTAGCTAGCTATTTAGAGCCAAGTTCTTATCAAATCACCTATCAAGATGCCAATCGCGTCTTTTTTGATTGCTATCAACGGCAAGACTACTACGACTTAGTAGATGTAGATAGTTTTGGCAGTCCTGCACCCCACTTCAGCACTAGTCTCTGGGCAACAAAAATTGGTGGATTGCTCTATCTAACGAGTACCGATGGACGCACCAGTTCGGGCCATGAACCTGAAAAAAGCCTGCAAGTATATGGGGCTTACGCCCGCTGGCATCCTGCTTTGCATGAACAGGGATTGCGGCTGTTACTTGGTAGTGTTCTACAACAAGCCAATAACAAGGGCTTAAGTATTCAACCAATTTTTTCGCTGTTTAATGGTCAGGTTTACCGGGTGATGGTGCGAGTTCTAGCCCATCCTAGTTCTGAGCTAAAACACTATGGATTTCTGGGCTACTGCCATCATTGCGGCCACTATGAAACCGTGTCTTGGCGTCAACTCAGCCGTGCTGTTTGCCACCACCACGCTTCCCCAGAACCACTCACCCTCAGCGGCCCAATGTGGCTCGGCCCCCTACACGATCGCCCCATGTTGCAACGAATGGAGCAGTTGGCCCAACAGTGGAATTGGCCAGAACGAGTGCAACTGCTACAAACTATGCAGGCTGAAGCAGACCTACCTCCCTACTTTTTCGGTTTAGGTGAAATTGGTCGGCGCGGCAAAATGGACCCACCTCCTCGCGATCGCCTGATCCAGCTACTTCAGGCTGAGGGCTACCAAGCCAGCCCCACTCACATTAATGCTCAGGCCATCAAAACCAACGCCGCGATCGCCGTTTGCATTGAACTAGCCAGGCAATGCCAATCTGCCACTAGTTCTAGCTCCTAG
- a CDS encoding DUF2103 domain-containing protein, with product MLRSAGTRRSQHTSTGKTMGNPSRGRLVLNHSTHIPGLIPLLERLLQQEGIQTITPGVIGAVRAHSPKLRLKISVPIRGGFKVLARQGKTVQEVFILTSLSQEVLESAIATVLAK from the coding sequence ATGCTGAGAAGTGCTGGAACTCGGCGATCGCAGCACACTTCAACTGGCAAAACAATGGGTAACCCCTCTCGCGGCAGGCTTGTTCTCAACCACTCCACCCACATTCCGGGCTTGATTCCGTTGTTGGAACGGCTGCTTCAGCAAGAGGGGATTCAAACGATTACTCCTGGTGTGATTGGTGCCGTACGAGCGCACTCTCCAAAGCTCAGACTTAAGATCTCTGTCCCGATTCGCGGCGGTTTTAAGGTGCTCGCCCGACAAGGTAAAACGGTACAGGAAGTGTTTATTTTGACGAGCTTAAGTCAGGAAGTTTTGGAAAGTGCGATCGCTACGGTTTTAGCGAAGTAA
- a CDS encoding Uma2 family endonuclease, translating to MRSPSLNIMISTKPRFESFEEYLAYDDGTEKLYELFNGELIEVPPESGENVAIAIFLLLKLATIVGHARVRPHGLELEVRGEPRNRYPDLTVIGEEHVEQLRRRNTLRFDMAPPLLVVEIVSPGELQRDRDYIAKRMQYQDRGIPEYWIVDPQLQTVLVLELSGDVYTEISTLQGEDQMRSPQLEELNLTVSQLFTAGQ from the coding sequence ATGCGATCGCCTTCGCTCAACATCATGATCTCAACTAAACCCAGATTTGAGAGCTTTGAAGAGTACCTAGCCTACGACGATGGCACAGAAAAGCTGTATGAACTGTTCAATGGAGAACTAATCGAGGTGCCACCCGAATCAGGAGAAAATGTAGCGATCGCAATCTTTTTACTGTTAAAGTTGGCAACGATCGTAGGTCATGCCAGAGTGAGACCTCACGGGCTGGAACTCGAAGTCCGAGGCGAGCCGAGAAACCGCTACCCCGATTTGACAGTGATCGGAGAGGAGCATGTTGAGCAGTTGAGACGACGCAATACCTTACGGTTTGATATGGCTCCTCCCTTGCTTGTGGTTGAAATTGTCAGCCCCGGAGAGTTGCAGCGCGATCGCGACTATATTGCCAAACGGATGCAATACCAAGATCGGGGCATCCCAGAATACTGGATCGTAGACCCGCAACTACAAACAGTGCTGGTTTTAGAACTAAGTGGTGATGTCTATACAGAAATTTCCACGCTCCAGGGTGAGGATCAGATGCGATCGCCCCAGCTTGAAGAACTAAATTTAACAGTATCTCAACTGTTTACGGCAGGTCAGTGA
- a CDS encoding molybdenum cofactor biosynthesis protein MoaE, producing the protein MEAGRSTKLMPMDAATTLAISAPTSLDERDSFAMAFAPLSLDEVYRLADDAANGAIVVMSGMVRNQTDGKPVVALEYQAYEPMAIEVFKQIATQIRQKWTDVTRVVIHHRTGKLGIGEISVLVAVGCPHRTEAFEACQYAIDTLKHNAPIWKKEHWADGSSSWVSIGACEAKVAT; encoded by the coding sequence ATGGAGGCAGGACGTTCTACAAAGCTGATGCCAATGGATGCTGCTACCACCCTAGCCATTTCTGCCCCCACTTCCCTAGACGAGCGAGACAGTTTTGCTATGGCGTTTGCACCGTTATCTCTAGACGAGGTGTATCGCTTAGCAGACGATGCTGCCAACGGAGCGATCGTGGTGATGAGTGGGATGGTGCGTAACCAAACCGATGGCAAACCTGTGGTTGCATTGGAATATCAAGCATATGAGCCAATGGCGATCGAGGTTTTTAAGCAAATTGCCACCCAGATTCGGCAGAAGTGGACAGACGTAACGCGGGTGGTGATTCATCACCGCACTGGGAAGCTAGGAATTGGAGAAATCAGCGTTCTTGTTGCTGTAGGCTGTCCGCACCGCACTGAGGCATTTGAGGCATGTCAGTACGCGATCGATACGCTGAAGCACAATGCCCCCATTTGGAAAAAAGAACATTGGGCTGATGGTTCTAGCAGTTGGGTGAGTATTGGCGCTTGTGAAGCTAAGGTAGCTACCTGA